From Pseudomonas sp. StFLB209, a single genomic window includes:
- a CDS encoding ABC transporter permease, which translates to MIELIQEYWRPFLYSDGVHLTGLAMTMWLLSASIAMGFCLSIPLSIARVSENRWLRWPVQFYTYVFRGTPLYIQLLICYTGIYSIAAVREQPLLDAFFRDAMNCTLLAFTLNTCAYTTEIFAGAIRSMAHGEIEAAKAYGLSGWKLYAHVIMPSVLRRSLPYYSNEVILMLHSTTVAFTATVPDILKVARDANSATFMTFQSFGIAALLYLTITFILVGLFRLAERRWLAFLGPAH; encoded by the coding sequence ATGATTGAGCTTATCCAGGAATACTGGCGCCCGTTTCTGTACAGCGACGGCGTGCACCTGACCGGCCTGGCGATGACGATGTGGCTGCTAAGTGCCTCGATCGCCATGGGCTTTTGCCTGTCGATTCCGCTGTCGATTGCACGGGTTTCGGAAAACCGCTGGCTGCGCTGGCCGGTGCAGTTCTACACCTACGTGTTCCGTGGCACGCCGCTGTATATCCAGTTGCTGATTTGCTACACCGGCATCTACAGCATCGCCGCCGTGCGTGAGCAGCCGCTGCTCGATGCGTTTTTTCGCGATGCGATGAATTGCACGCTGCTGGCCTTCACCCTCAACACTTGCGCCTACACCACCGAGATTTTCGCCGGGGCGATCCGCAGCATGGCCCACGGTGAAATCGAAGCCGCCAAGGCCTACGGCTTGTCGGGCTGGAAGCTCTACGCCCATGTGATCATGCCCTCGGTGCTGCGCCGCTCGCTGCCGTACTACAGCAACGAGGTAATCCTGATGCTGCACTCCACCACGGTGGCCTTCACCGCCACCGTGCCGGACATTCTCAAGGTGGCGCGGGACGCCAACTCGGCGACTTTCATGACCTTTCAGTCGTTCGGCATCGCGGCGCTGCTGTACCTGACCATCACCTTTATTCTGGTCGGGCTGTTCCGCCTGGCCGAACGCCGCTGGCTGGCCTTTCTCGGCCCCGCTCACTAG
- a CDS encoding succinylglutamate desuccinylase/aspartoacylase family protein — MRQLTHALVAPVPGTARQIHSFHYGPEHGTCKIYIQASLHADELPGMLVAWHLKQRLEELERAGKLKGEIVVVPVANPQGLEQVLMDTPLGRYELESGQNFNRHFVDLADQVGDAVQAQLNADPQHNLQMIRAALRQALAAHSAGTQLQSQRLTLQRLACDADMVLDLHCDFESVEHLYTTPEAWPQVEPLARYIGAQASMLATDSGGQSFDECFSLVWWQLRQRFGERVPLGSFSVTLELRGQGDVSHALASRDCQAIIQYLIGFGAIDGDQQPAPALLYPATPLAAVEPVATPVGGLLVFCALPGEHVEAGQLIADIIDPISDAVTQVRAPQAGLLYARSLRRMATAGMVIAHIAGTKAWRSGYLLSP; from the coding sequence ATGCGTCAACTCACTCACGCGCTGGTGGCGCCAGTGCCGGGCACCGCGCGGCAGATTCACAGCTTCCACTACGGTCCGGAGCACGGCACCTGCAAGATCTACATTCAGGCCTCGCTGCACGCAGACGAACTGCCCGGCATGCTGGTGGCCTGGCACCTCAAGCAGCGTCTTGAAGAACTGGAGCGCGCCGGCAAGCTCAAGGGCGAAATCGTCGTGGTGCCGGTGGCCAACCCACAGGGCCTGGAGCAGGTGCTGATGGACACCCCGCTGGGCCGCTACGAGCTGGAAAGCGGGCAGAACTTCAACCGGCATTTTGTCGACCTGGCTGACCAGGTCGGCGACGCGGTGCAGGCGCAGTTGAACGCCGACCCACAGCACAACCTGCAAATGATCCGCGCCGCACTGCGTCAGGCGCTCGCGGCTCACAGCGCCGGCACCCAGTTGCAATCGCAACGGCTGACCTTGCAGCGCCTGGCTTGCGACGCCGATATGGTGCTGGACCTGCACTGTGACTTCGAGTCGGTGGAACACCTGTACACCACCCCCGAGGCCTGGCCGCAGGTCGAGCCGCTGGCACGTTACATCGGCGCCCAGGCCAGCATGCTGGCCACCGATTCGGGCGGTCAGTCGTTCGATGAATGCTTCAGCCTGGTCTGGTGGCAACTGCGCCAGCGCTTCGGTGAGCGGGTGCCGTTGGGCAGCTTCTCGGTCACCCTGGAGCTGCGCGGTCAAGGCGATGTCAGCCATGCCCTGGCCAGCCGCGACTGCCAGGCGATCATCCAGTACCTGATCGGCTTTGGCGCCATCGACGGCGACCAGCAACCCGCGCCGGCGCTGCTGTACCCGGCCACGCCGCTGGCCGCGGTCGAGCCGGTCGCCACCCCGGTCGGTGGCCTGCTGGTGTTCTGCGCCCTGCCTGGCGAGCACGTCGAAGCCGGGCAACTGATCGCCGATATCATCGACCCCATCAGCGATGCCGTGACCCAGGTTCGTGCACCGCAAGCCGGCCTGCTCTATGCCCGCTCGCTGCGGCGCATGGCCACCGCCGGCATGGTCATTGCCCACATCGCCGGCACCAAGGCCTGGCGCAGCGGCTACCTTCTTTCGCCATGA
- a CDS encoding ABC transporter permease, which translates to MLDTLLNHLGLSAFSLRGFGPLLLEGTWMTIKLSLLSLALSILLGLLGASAKLSGSPLLRVPAQLYTTLIRGVPDLVLMLLIYYSLQTGLTMLTDALEWEYIEIDPFSAGVITLGFIYGAYFTETFRGAILSVPRGQVEAAIAYGLGRSQRFRYVVFPQMMRFALPGIGNNWQVLLKATALVSIIGLADLVKASQDAGKSSYQLFYFLVVAAFIYLMITSASNLALRWAERHYATGSREARR; encoded by the coding sequence ATGCTCGACACTCTGCTGAACCATTTAGGACTCTCGGCGTTCAGCCTCAGGGGCTTCGGCCCGCTGTTGCTTGAAGGCACATGGATGACAATCAAACTCTCGCTGCTGTCGCTGGCCCTGAGCATCCTGCTCGGGTTGCTGGGCGCCAGCGCCAAGCTGTCTGGCTCGCCACTGCTGCGGGTCCCGGCGCAGCTTTACACCACCTTGATTCGCGGCGTGCCCGACCTGGTGCTGATGCTGTTGATCTATTACAGCCTGCAGACCGGGCTGACCATGCTCACCGATGCGCTGGAATGGGAATACATCGAGATTGACCCGTTCAGTGCCGGGGTCATCACCCTGGGCTTTATCTATGGTGCGTACTTCACCGAGACCTTTCGCGGCGCGATTTTGTCGGTGCCGCGCGGTCAGGTCGAAGCGGCAATTGCCTACGGCCTGGGGCGCAGCCAGCGGTTTCGCTACGTGGTGTTTCCGCAGATGATGCGTTTTGCCCTGCCCGGCATCGGCAATAACTGGCAAGTGCTGCTCAAGGCCACCGCACTGGTGTCGATCATCGGCCTGGCCGATCTGGTCAAGGCGTCCCAGGACGCCGGCAAGAGCAGCTATCAATTGTTCTACTTTCTGGTGGTGGCAGCGTTTATCTACCTGATGATCACCAGCGCTTCGAACCTGGCCCTGCGCTGGGCTGAACGGCATTACGCCACCGGCAGCCGGGAGGCCAGACGATGA